The following DNA comes from Musa acuminata AAA Group cultivar baxijiao chromosome BXJ1-4, Cavendish_Baxijiao_AAA, whole genome shotgun sequence.
ATCAATCTACAGATTGCTCATCGCTTCAAAATGGTATGTGCTTTTCTGTTCACCTGTTCATTATGTCCTTTTGGTGGTGGAAGAACAGCCCAGTCTATGTGGTGTCACCATCTACCTTGAGCTCTTTTTAAGCCTTGAGAGCCTGCATGTGTTTGGCTGTCTCTGTTTAGTTGGTCTCATCCAAACCAAAGAGAGTTGATCTTATTGACAGGATACTGCAGCATTTTAGAGGGGGCATGCTGCTGCTATGTGTTATTATCGTCTTCTCATGAATTGGTAGAAGAAATCAgattacagagagagagagagagagagagatatggagTCTCCTCCGACACAGTCACCGCCCAGTGTCGATGTCGATCTCTCTCTCGCCTTGGCACCATCCTCCCCTTCCTCCGGCCGCGACGACGAAAGGGACGTCAGGCTCTTCCCCTGCCTCTTCTGCGACAAGAAGTTCCTCAAGTCGCAGGCTCTTGGAGGTCACCAGAATGCTCACAAGAAGGAGAGAAGCGTCAGCTGGAACTCCTCCTACCTTTACCTCCcacccgccgccgccaccaccaccgtcCCTGTCCACCACTTGAGCATATATCCCTTCCCCATCACTTCACACTCATGCAAACCTGAAGCCCGCATGAAGCACCCCTCATcaggcggcggaggcggaggcggaggcgaacTCCTCCAACAGAGCTTCGGTTCCCACGGGGTTCCTCGCATGGCCACCGGCCTCCACGACCATGCGTTCTTGACGACGATGAGCGGCAACTGCGCAGGATTCAACGAGACTATCGATCTCCTGAATTGGCAGAGGGCTTCCCGTCCACCAGATGTTGTTCCTGGTTCTGTCGATGCACGAGCGACTACTTGCACTGGCGAGGACAAGTCCAAGCTTGATCTCTCCTTAAGGCTTTAGTTCTAGGAAGGAAGGAAGTCAAAGTCTCCGCCATAGCTAAATTTCTTGTATCTTTCTCACTCTTGCCCTCCCCTAATTTCTGGTTCATTGGTCTTTCTGTATCGTCGATCAACCACTGTTGGTTCAATTGTTTGTTGTTTTCTGTAGCTTTGTAATTTTGTGGTGATGGATGTGATGTAGGGCTGCTGTTCCACATCATGTTCCTCCACTTTCTCATGTCATACATACCATGGCCATCGTCATGTCCATATCCAGACGAGTTAGCCTTATCGCTGCAAGGCCCCAACTTGCCTGCCCTGTCGTAGGTAGGTAAGTCCTTTGCCAGCCTTGACAGAACTCACGTCTCGGGCTGCAGCAGTTGGGTTTCATTATGGTAGGCCTTCTCGGATACGTTCCACGAAAGGCTACTGGAATGTTTCATTCATGTTTGGAGAGGTACATACCACAACCCCCACTTGTTCTGTCGGTTCCTCGTGGTCCTCCTCCACGACAGAGTTAAGAGAGAGATGGGTATCGTGATGGTTTTATTACTCATCCTACATGTGGGCTTGGGAGGGGGGGAAGAAGACAGAGGAAGAGGAGTCTGCCAAAGATCTCCTCTGTAGGTGGACTTGGCTTGTCCAACAATTTACCTGGGAAGGCGGGAGTGTGAGTGAGGGCACCGTGAAAAAGGAGAGAGCAAAAGAGGAGGAAAGAGATTACCTCCTCGAGGGCCACTGTCGACGGATTCTCTCGTCGTACAAAATCTCCATCTCCCTCCAAACCCAAAACTCCCTCATCTCTCTCGATCTTTGGGTAGTTGGCGGCTGACAACTTTACACGCACCCCAGTGTTGCTCGATCGAGGTGATTGGACCACCTCAGCGTCGTCCATAAAGGGAAGCGATTCGGAAGTCGCAGTAAGAGGGCAGTAAAAGATACCCGCCgccgcggcagcagcagcagcagcagcagcgacccTGTCAGACTGGCGTTCCATGGACTCGGCGAGCTCTACTGGACCATCACATCATCCATCCGAAGGGGTGAGTAACTCGTCACCGAAAGCGAAGGGAAAACCGCCGACACCTAAGACGTCCGGCGAGGATTCAAACTGTTAACTTACGGAAATAATGAACCCTAAGTGATCATCTAATCAAAATAttaatcgaatatatatatatatatatataatctttggcaaaaaaaaaaacttttaaaaagaaaaagattattcAACTAATTTCAATGTCAAGGTAAAATGAAATGATTGTGTTTGATGAATCAAATACATCACCGTTGTATACCGTTTGGTAACATGTACACATCGCTGCTGTTCCACAAGTCTACAGTCAAATTGATCTCCTAACTCATAGCGCAGATGGTGCTTCCGAAAGGTTTTGATATTTTCATAACCTATGTAGAATACAGTGATCGGACCATAATTTGGACACCACTCCTATCCGCATGTGGCCATCCCACTAATCAGCAATACAGTAGTAGTCTTCAGTCACCTCTTCCTATTAAATATATATCtaacatatataaaaataatattcccTCTTTTTTAAAGTGGTAAAAAGACGACACTTCATTTTTTTTGTAGTGCCTGATCCTGTCTCAGCTTGCACTACACACCTTCACCCTCCAAAGTCATTGTCCTTGTAGCAAACATTAGCCTCCACACCATGCCTTGTCTCGTGAATGATTGGGTTTTAATCATTGAACCCCTCCTCGATGCAATCATGAACTCTCATCAGACCCCCCTCGCTTCAATCTCTATTTACGCGTGCCATGTGTTCTCGATAGGGTCGGGTCTCATATCGATATGCCTAATGAACAGTCAAAGGTGACTCCTCCTCTCCCCTAGGAACATTTTTCATATCCGTCCCAGAATTGCACGGCCGACACTGTGCGGGCTCCGAGTCCATCCTAGAGTGGATAATTTCTAGAGACTCAAAAGGAGCTCGCACTGGTGAAGATTAATGTGGACCTTATCAATGTTGTATCTCATCATGCTGATTTGCTCTTACCATAACCACTCAGAAATTATGTAATCTTTTGTTATAGAAGCCAGCCCATGGCAGGAATCTGTGTAGTTCCTAATCTGGTAACTCGGAGAGAAGAAAGGCTGCAATCTGCAGTTCCAGATTTTGTTGTGCCCCAAAATAATCCTCAGCTGTACCTAACAGTATGTGTAGTAGGTCACTATCCTTAGTACATTCTTATTATGTTATAGTTAACTGTGCATTCTACTAGCAAATAGGTGATACATTTCGGACACCGTTGGACACTGCAATCATGTCCACAAGGCCATGAAAGATCAGCCATGTCATCATCCTGATTTATCTTTGGAACAGGATGATGCCTTGTTTGAATCAGAACAAACAATTGAATTAAAAGAGACTCAATTTTCAGTTTCTGCCAATTTTAGGACTCAAAACTGTTGTCATTGGCTCAGTGTTCGTCTTTCTCAATGTATTCATCTTCATCACCATTCCTGACAAATATGAACATCATCAAGAAAGACGCCATAAGTTGAACTGTGTCACTGTAGAAGTTACACTAATGTCAATACTTCATTttggttttcctttttctttttcaaacttcTATGGTAAACTGGTTTGATTTGGTATATAATTTGTGTTTGATCTATGATTATTAGGGGATCAATCCCGCCTACAACTAAAGCATAATGTGAGATTGTAGTTTGAAGCAACTTCCTCCAAAGATGAGATAAGCATCCGAGGGACTATTGCACATACCGGCATTTCAATTCTCCCAAaatgaaattatttaattaaaaaaaatcgatAATTCAAGATATatactatttataaaaaaaaattgttggtcACCAAGTGGTTCTCTCTAATTGATAGGGAAATAGTTGTTGAGCAAGAAAATTGTATTAACAGACTAAAGCACTTTGCCATTACTTTAACCAATTTAACCGGAAGATTTTGGTAAAACCTGTATGTCACTAGTGTTTCTTGAATCATGTCACTACAGGTGCCAACTCTTAGCATGAGAAATCCTCAAAAACATGACACCAGATAGAAAGAAGTAAATAGTCCTACTAGAGTTGaagaaagactttgctaagatatTTGAGCTCATGGCATTACGATTCAGATTCTATAATTCATCAAAGAAGTCAATTAAAACTTCTAGACAAACAATTCATACCTGGAGATTGTCAACTTTCTTGAATGTGAATCCGGAAGAAGGAATAGGATAAGAAGAAACATTACGAGAAAATAGGCTCTGCTTCTCAGAAACTCGATAGCTTTTATCGACTAGCAGTGGATCCTACCATGAAAGATTGACAGTCATAACTAAAGAcggagtttaaaatcacaaatctcTTGTTAGTTTAAGATAATTAATCAGAACTAAAGTTGAAACTACAAACTAGAAACCATTATTTCAAGCTAATGTCAGAATAACCTTAACAAAGAAAACATAAGATTTTgctaaaacaaaaataataatatagtaGATTGAACCTTAATTTTGGTAATAATCTGGAGTCAAGCTCAGACCATGCAAAAGCACTAGCTGTTAAGAGCACCTTTTATTGGCAGAGTTGCTCGACTGCAGCCACAATCTGTGCTGGCTGAACCACAGTCCACTCCAAAGTCCCTGCGTAAGGTGTCGGCACATCCTGTGAAGACAAGCACATGATTGGAGCATCCAGGTAGTCCCAGAAATTGTCGATTATGGCCGCCCTAAGACTTGCACCTATTCCACCAGTCCTCATGCACTCCTCTACATTCAACACGCGATGGGTCTTCTTCACAGATTTTCCAGTGTTATAAACATCAAATGGCTTCAGTGACCTGATGTCAATGACTTCAGGATCATAGCCTTTGTTCACCCAGTGTCTTTGTGGCCTGCATCACACGATATCTCATGCATAAATATGTGAGGATCATGACATGCTCTCTGGGCCGCAACATCTCTGCCTCCTCCAGACAAAGCGCATACTCATCATCGAGGATCCTTTCCTTCAAATTAGATAGCAGCACATGCACAAACAGCACCACGGGATTCTCACTCCTTATTGGTGCTTTCATAAGCCGTTTGGCATTGTAAGGTGTTGAGCAGGCAACTATTTGTAGGCCAGTAATTGACTGGAAGTATGACTCCAAGCGCTGTGAATGTTCTGCACCGAGTTGCCAGCCAAAGCCTCCAGGCCCTCTGATTACCATTGGGATTTTGAATTGGCCACCAGAAGTGTAATGAAGCATGCCACAATCGTTTGATATCTGGTTATAAGCCAATGGTAGGAAGTCCATATTCATTCCTTCAATAAGAGGTCTTAAGCCTGTCATTGCAGCTCCAATGTCCAAACCTGTGAGGGAGTTCTCTGCGAGTGGGGTATCAAGAACCCTCAGATCTCCATATTTTGCACTCAAACCTTTGGACACCTTGTCTGAGCCACCATAATGTCCTTCATCTTCTCCCATGACACAAACTCGAGGATCCCGGTCCATCTCTTCTTCAAGTCCCTCCCGTAAAGCCTCAAACAATAGTAGTTCATGACTAAAATTTATAATACAAAAGCTAAATCATAACCTTGAAGTCAAAGACCTGGAAATGCCACAGCAGGAGAAAAGAACGGTGGAGCAACGATGACTCAAACAACATGGCAGGCGAGTAGTAAAAATATTTAGATCACCAGTACAAGCGCAGAACATAAGAAAAAGTTGTTCCCAAATGCATCTGAGGTGCTACATGTTTGAAACCATGATGAGCTTAAAGTGCAATGCCATGATGTTTGAAACCATGATGAGCTAAAAGAATGAGGATCCTTCTGAGCTTTGTTCAagtttaataatatattatttgattagatttcaTCTATGaaatgtttttttattttcttttactctAACAGAAAATAATGTATTGGAAAAGAAGCTTGATATCAGACATGTATGCAGATGCAACAGTAGATATACAGCATAAGAGCACCAAATTTATTTCTCCAGAAAGGCTCAAGTGTTTAGTAGAAAGAACTGCGACTTACCCAGGTTTGGAGACAGTGGAACTCGTAGACGCATCAGCCTTCGTCTATGCAGGCAAAGAGAAGATACATATAGGTTAATAACTAAATGCAGGACATCCTAAAGGGGCAAGTTAAGGCGAATCGATACTCAACTGCAACCGCATTCGTGATCAGATTCCCACTACGAGGCCGAGCATTAAAGAAATTGGAGGCTCCTTCATCGGATCTAACCAGCAAAATGCTTCCCTTCCTTCCTGAAAAGACGCACAAGAACACAACAAAGGCTCTTTAGATCCCAAAAAAGTAACAAAAGGAAGAAGCATTGCGAGGTTCTCATCTTACATAGGAAGAACAAGAGAAGGGGGAAAAAATCCGATACGGAATTCATATTTGACACCGTAAAGAACAAAGAAATGCCCATCAGCGAAACACTAATGCGAGAATCCGGAGAAGGCTACATGGAATCGCAAGAAATCTGGAAAAGGATAGTTAGAATCGCACCTGGAAGAGATACTACTAATAATTCCACGCGGAGCCTCTGAGAACCGATTCGGGGAAGCCGAGAGGAGCGTCGTCGTCTGCAGTGCCGCTGACATCCCCTAAGCGGACTGGGATCCAAGGATGAGATTGGTGAGGGTTAGGGCTCGCTCAACTGCCCCTTGGAGGTGATCGGATTGAAGGAGCGTCGCCTGTTCTTATACAGAACCGGCGACGGAAACACCGACGGGAGAGACTGGGTCGTTGGATGCTGGGTTTGGGTTTGGGATCCTATCCAATTCGTACTCGTCCC
Coding sequences within:
- the LOC135672677 gene encoding zinc finger protein GIS-like, with the translated sequence MESPPTQSPPSVDVDLSLALAPSSPSSGRDDERDVRLFPCLFCDKKFLKSQALGGHQNAHKKERSVSWNSSYLYLPPAAATTTVPVHHLSIYPFPITSHSCKPEARMKHPSSGGGGGGGGELLQQSFGSHGVPRMATGLHDHAFLTTMSGNCAGFNETIDLLNWQRASRPPDVVPGSVDARATTCTGEDKSKLDLSLRL